CGGAGTGCGCGGAATTGGGCGGGTGCGTGGAAAGTAAAAGTCCCGattcccgattcccgattcCGTCAcacatcgaaacgaaacaactgCGAAAAGAAGCGTAAAAtccgtgaaattgaaaattaaaccaCACAAAAGGGTGGTGAGGAGTTGAGCTTTGATTTCCGCCCCGTGACCGTGACCATCTCCGtggagtgttgtgtgtggggaggagagagagagagagagagagagagagcagcaaacggagaaggagaacagaACGATGCGACAGAATCGACGTACGATAAGCgtgtcgccaccgccgccgacgacgatcaacTTAAAGCGCAgataacgaaacgaacgaaacgaaacgaacgaacgaacggataaACGAGAGACGAGACGCGACAACACGCGAGCGTGCGCCGGGAATGCATCGACCGCGGAACGCCGCCGCGGGTGCACGGAGCTGCATAGTTGAAATGTCTTTTTGGTGTCCTTTGCTTCGCGGGTGATACGCTCgtactcgcgcgcgcgcgcgtgtgtgtgtgtgtgtgcaacagaGTAGTGGCCAGGGCCACCGGGTTGGATAGTTGGTTGAAGAGCGAAACGAAGACGGATAACAAGGGCAGGCGCTTCCTGTCATGCTGGAATCGATAATTGAAGTGTTACCGTCAATCAGGCAATCGATCGAgtgatcggatcgatcggatcggatcgcgagGACGCGACGGGAGGGAGTGTGTCACGGAGGGCACGTGACACGTGGGAATTCTCGCGTTCGCGGTTTTCTGGTGGCATTCCATCAAGGACGAGGGTGCAAGCAACGGTAttccggggtttttgttttataattcCGGCGTGTGATACGGTAAGGATCCTTGGTTtcagagtaaaaaaaaatccccaaacaaaatgcaaattaacCTAACAAACCGTCATGCCCATAAGGATCATAATGTCCTTAATGAGCAcaaagcgatgcgatgcgatttcTAGGTTCTTATCCGctaaacaaaagcaaaacagaaaacatccAACATTGGCTACCATATCTGGTCTGGCGGGCCTCGTTTGCAGAAtgaaataaacatttcaacCAAAGCCATTTCAGGCCGGTGTCAGCTTAACGTCAACCCAACGGGACCagtggccattgttttgtgcCGTGTTTGCACGCTAATTTGGTGACAGATTAGCCGACGAACCGCCCGCTACCAAAGGCCAAAACAAGCGATCGAGATATCGCGCAAATTAGCATAAGAAAAGCGCGACATAATATGGTTGTTGAGTCCATAAAAGAGGCTGCGAGCGGGCGCCGTTTTTTTGGCCACAGAAGCCCTGTCATGGCGGCGCCAATCGCGGCTCGCGGATCGTTTTAGTTTTCTAAACTTTTTTTGGGTTGATCAACTGAATTAATGCGTGGCATTGTGTAGCTAAACGCCTcgcccacaaaaaaaaacggtgataACGCCTAGATTGGTGTCCGAGCGCTGTCACGGTGAAGTAAAAGTGAAGACCCAAGACTCAAGGTCCACGGTGGATCCACCACGGTACGATGCTTCGCGCCTCACTCGCTGTTTTCGCAAGCATCGTGGGGCCTTTCCTAGGCCACGGCACCGCCCATGAACCACCGCAGTGGTCACATCATATTCCATATTTTATAAGCGGCATAACGGCACGAGATGAGTCGTGCAGTCGTGAAACTTCAAGAGGAatgatgaagaggaaaacAGCGTCCGCTGGTCACTCTAGAACGCTCGTGCGGTCCAGGGTGAACAATGGATTGAGCACCGGGCTGCGCCGTGATGCTGACAGAGTTGGGCATTGAGAGGGAGCATTAGCAGGTGTATGCTAGTGTGCATTCGAGCGGCCACCGGGGAATATAGCCACGTCCTAATGCAAGTCGCGTCTCACGATGATGttggaaggtgctgctgctgttgttgttgttgttgctgttgtcggcAGTCGGCGAAATGAAAGATCGCTATCGGTTGTTCTATAATTTATTATATGGAATGGTTGAGTCTTTGGTTGATGGAGCCTGGAGAATGGAGGGCCTCAACTCCAGCGGGAAGGGAACGCAAAGTGGTCGAATGGCAGCAgcgaatgataatgatgctgaGACTGCGGCTTGAAATCGAACGCTGGGGGAACGCATTCACGCGCCAAACCTTCGATCTTCCTACTGCCGCCTACTGCGATTGGATTGATCGACAAACGGCGACTTCGATGACGAGAAAATGGAAGAGCGTCAGTCGTTTGGCATGAAAACTGGAGCTGAAGACTTCATTGACAGTTGCTTTAGTGGTCAGTTCCCTTCCATAAACTGCCTTTCCGTAGACTGGCTACTGATTTGGTAATGTCCTAGCCATTCGAATGTTACACTTTTTGCGATTgtctttttcgctttccacGCCCATGGGATCCTTGGGAATGAAGCCATTTCATCGACGTAAAACTCATGTTTATCCAACCGAACCCTCGATTCATTGTTCACCAGAGCACCAGTTTCGTTTTTGGCGTTTGCTTTTTTGGCAATTAATGACacaaataaattaaagcaTCATCCTCGGAATGGATGCTACATTGTTTCACTAATTAGTGCACCCGGCAATTCGCTCACCATACCATACCAGTCGCCATATTGTCCCCAAACAAAGCGAAAATGAAACTGCGTGGAGCGGTAGGCGCGAGAACCTCCCAGTGTGGCTGTATTGTTAAGCaaatttcgtttgtttatgaTGCTTAAGAGGCGAAATCAAGACAAGGCTTTCGCTTTCTTGTTGTTGCAGAACATTCCGTGATGGACGGGAATGCCGCATACCGGGGGTGCAAGCGCAGTGATATCGAAACCGATGCGCGCCATTGCATGTCGAAGCGATCCAGgcagatcgatcgaacggacaAGGCCACGGAGCAGAGCTCCAAGCGTCCAAGGCAGGCACGCGCATTTCGCGAATATTTCATCCCGCATTCGCTTTCCTTCGCCTATCTTCCGTGGCATTCCGTAAAGGGGaagattcgtcgtcgtcgttgtcgtcgtcggggcgTTCCCGACGTTCCCGGCTTTGGGTGCGAATGctgaatgtttttttatttctcggAAAACCGGACTCAAACCCGTCGTCGGTTGTGAAGGTTTTCAGTGAAAACCACGAACATCGCACGAGGATTATCTAATGCCccaaagggggaggggtgggtgttGCCAACAAATGTGCCAGCAAAAAACGCACCAACCGCGACCGATGAGCAAGGATTACAGCGTCTTCACACCATGGCCCGGCATCACCGTTACGGCATTCGCGCGATCCGCACGTTAGATGCTGTTTTATGATTGCGTTTCGTCTGTATGGCCGCGAGCGATGTTTGGCGAGGGAGGCGCGCCCAAAAGGTCGGTGTAGATGAGGCTTCACCTTTTGCATTAAACTCCACCAGCCTCTGTTAGATAAAAACCGAGAGTTGACGCGACTAAGTTGTAGTAAGTAGAAACCACATGACCACGAGGCAAGATATGCCAAAGACGGAATCGGAGGAAAGCGATGAGCGTGTGCATGCCGGTGTGAGAATGGGAACACTTTCGCACGAGAAcgaccggtttttttttatgctagcGCTCGGTCTAGCGCGATCTAGAAGccgtcgccatcaccaccacgaccgaaGCACGTGCGTTATCGGTGCGCCATCAACGCTAATGAGCGAGCGAGTCATCATGGGCACCGAGGTCATCCCAAAAAGCATCTCGCGGTCTGCCCGTCCAGATGAGTTCGAGAGAGCTACTTTTGGGCGCAATTTTCAAGTTCAAACGCTTAAGCCTCGAATGCTAGGAGCCGGAGCAGGGCCTTCCTCCTAGTCCTGGGGCTCGGGTTTCATAATGTCGATTTTCCATAAATTAACATGCACATTAGGTACGGCTTTTTATGATTGGCCGGCGGCTCGTTGGCTGGCAGGAtttatgatgctgatgccgtcCGCTGCTGcgccatctctttctctctctctatctcttttgcTCCGAGCTCGAACCTTTGTGGTTGCGTACCTCGTGTGCTGCTAGCGAGAGCACTTGCCAGGGATGGAGATTTCGTGCTTCAGCAAGtggccaccaaacacacatacacgaaaaAGAGAGGATGAAAGTTGGTTGATGCAGCAGTCAGCACCGACTATTGTGGCGTGGCCGCTCGGCGGTCTTCCAAGCCTGTCTTCTCTGTCTGAACTTTAGCGAGGCCCTGGACTGAACGGCGGGAGCACccattgctggtgctggtactgcaCGGCAGCGTCTCCGGACGTAGACAACTCCCGAACGGTGCGGGCTACGCAAGCCGCGAtccaactgctgctggaatgcggGAGCCACTTTTCCGCGTTATGTTGGTGCCTGTTGATGTTGGCGCGTCTTTCGTTTCCCGGGAGGCATTTTCCAGCAACGAAATCGCGACCACAGCAAGACGGGAGTTTTGCTGTTCGTTAAAGGTCAACCGCTAGGAGAATGCCGCGTGCCAGAAGGGCCAACTGTCTAACTCCCACGCGCCATCGGTTGATCGTTATATTAGCGAGATAGTTTTGATGCTGAGCATTAGGGCATTGTTTCTCCGCTAATGCTTGTTCACGATCGAACGGTTGGCTATGGTGAGCATATCACACGACCACGGCACGACCACACTTGACACCTTCACGGTTCACGGATAGGGGTAGCAGGTGCAGCAGGAAatctttggtttgtttgcaatAGGCGCCTCCATGCAGTGGCATCGATTTGCAGCTTCATCGCAATCGACGCTTGTTAGTGAAgtcatggctggctggcgacacCATCACCGCCGATTGGCACCTCAAATGAAGAGATAATGAGACAGAGAAGAACAATTAATGTTTGTCTCGAGCCGCTCGACTCTGCTGCACGTCATGCAGACGATGTTTGGCGAATCCTAAAACATGCCAGTCGCCAGTCGGGGGGGAGGCCAGTCAGTCACAGCATATCAATTCGAAGCTCGAACTCGTGTGGCCGTGGGGGGGTTGAGGGTGCGGTCTTCGTCTAGACCACAACGCGCAGTGGAACCCCTTGGCATGAGCGTGATAGACACCTTGATGCGAACGTATCTCGCATTCACAGCAGGACGTCCTTTCTGTCTGGCAGGTGAAAACCTCTtggtacaccaccaccacccaccaccacaagcacacacctGGTGCATCAATTTGCATCCATTGGTCCCATCCGTAGGTGGCTACATTCCACGGGAGTTCGGGCGACCGATGTCTGGCACTGCTGCATGCCGGTCTGGAAGACCACAGACCACGCGGGATTGATATTAAATTCAAATCTGGCCGAGCCGATTCTTCGCATCAtttttggcacacacacacggagacacCTCTTCACACTGCACCCGGTACGGCTCGTCGTCTGTCACCGATGGAAAGCGGGTGGCTGCTGgaggcaacggcaacaaagACCAATGGCTAAGAATGGCGTTTCTTCGGACAGTATGATACCGGGGGTGATGTTGCTCCAGCATTCCAGCTACGCTGATGTTGCCGGAATGGTGTGCCGGGGATGAGTCGACCAAGCGGCCAGGTCAACGGCCAGGTCCATCCTTCGATGCTGGCACGCCACACGCTTCGGAAGAGATaatggaattcaattaaacgcAATTCGTAATCGTTCCGAGCGTCCGGGAACGCGCGCGGGAATGGCGGTAGGCGTAGGGTAGGCGCAATCGACGTCCCGGAACGACCGAGGAGAGGTGTCCGACCTTTGACACCGATCACAGCCGCCGGGTCCGCGGTGTGAGACCTAATCTGTCTTCCCATAGCCCCCTACCTCGAGGCTCCACGAGGCAAATGgtaaatggcaaacaaataGAGGATTCGATTGGTGGATGGCCTTTGGCCATGGTTCATGGGGATCTGGCGATAGGTTGGGCAAGATAGTGGCATCGTCTGGATCGCGTGGCACTCGGAAGGCCATCGCAAGCCATCGATGCTCCGTCGTGTGTGCTGCGGCGTTGTTTTAGGTTAATTAGTTATTGTGCGATTTATGAATAATTGAGTCACGGCACGCATCAcatcctggcctggcctgggctgTGGGGTGTAGCTGGCGTAGTGATGTTCATAAATTTGCGGTCAACGATACGCATGCCGCCCTAGCGGTACGCTTCCGACGattggcgacgacggtgggaACCGGTGTAGTGGCCGCACCGCAGCATTGTGCCAttccggtggaaaatgaaagccGCACAATTGTTTGACGCGTGTCCCTCGTCCCTGCAATCGACAGCACATAAGAAGAGGGAAGTGggagtggcagtggtggtcgCACTTTTCATGGGAATTAGGCGATGAGCAGAGGTGGGTGGGCCTGGCCTGATGCGGGCCTACCAACCGTACCGTGCAACATTATAAATGAAGCCCTCGTTCCAATGCGCATATTTATGATTGGGTtggaccggtaccggtggtaggTGGCGGAAGATGAGACTTTTCCCGCTCCGATTTTCCCGCTCACCAACAGCGACAAAACAGTGTGGCGAGGGCATTGGAGCAGTGAGTGGAGTTTGGAGCTGTTGTCGAAGAGTCAGCCAGTCTGTACGCCGTaggttgtgctgttgttggtgaaatGGCTCTTAACGACCGCGAGTGGGGTCCATTCGAATGCTAACTAATGTGTACAACCGGCGAAAAATTACTCGAAACTctcaaaaaaccattccagacTCCGGTTTATGGCCAAGGGTGTCGTCTTGTCGCAAATAATAATCTGCCAGGGAATGGGATTGAGACAAATGATCGGTCACTTGAAGTAATCCATTCTAGGTTATATTTTAGGCATAGGAAAGAGCTCAGAATCTTTTAATAGTCTCATTTAACGCCAAAATATCAGAGATCTACATCATAGATTAACTTTTTCGGCATTCTCTTGACGCGACGCGTTGCTTTTGGCTTATACGTAGTTCGtattttcttctatttttctaaaatttatTTGAATGATCATCAACAATAGTCTTGCAGACCAACAtcgtttttattgcaaaatcaATCTTCCATTGCCAAATATCACGATAAGCAAAAGCAAAGGATTCTCGATCAAATTACATTTAAATATTTGGCTGGCCTACTTTTTTACTTATATGATTGTCCTCCGATTTGCAAATTAAACATCTTTTAACTTTTACTCACAAAACTATGTGCAATAGCACATCCCGATGGGAAGTTACATGGTTCCTCATGAGCTTTAATCTCACTCTAGTACTAATACATTGAAACCCCCGAAGAAGCGAGTTCCTGGATGAAATTATTTCCGATTTGACGGCCCGGAAATGAGTCAAATAAGCTAATAACAGCATAACTCCCCCGGGGTGCAAAATCGTGTTCCCCCCTTCCATTTCGGGGTTATCAACCTGGCCATCCTCATTCCCGCTCATCGCGAGTGATGGCCGACGGGGGTTTGACATTGCCTCATGAAACCGTGATCCGTGACACTTACTGCTCCCACCAACCGCGGCCTGCCCAACCGAGCTCAGGACAACTTTCTAAAAGTGAGCGACAAAGCGTTTTACGCAGCGCATTATGCGTTAATCGGCGCATaattaccagcaccagcacgggtggtgcaccaccaccgtaccgcacACTGCCTCACTGTTCCGGCCTCCGATAAGCTTCGATCTGATCTGAAGGCTCTCTGGCAGGCTGGATCTGCCACCTGCGCAAATTAGTCGCAAAAGGAAAGGTGCTACAGGTACCAGGCACTGCTGGCAGCCTTACTGACGCACCATTACTCGCACGGTTTAATCGTGAATCAGACACTTTACTACGACCGTGACACTGATACGCACCGTTAACGTAAGGCCAGGCGTTGAAGCGAGGTGCCAAAACTGATCGAACGGCCGGGGATGATGGCtgtgcaagcaagcaaccaaccaatcaataacaataataagtCAGCCTCGAATCGGATTACCGAACGGTAAACCCCACGTTGCAGCCGATACTGATCGGAACTGGCAATCGGGGTCTCTTGTCTCTTCTTctgccgcttcttcttcttcttagcCTACATACGAGGAATTCTGGGCCGGAGGCCTGCGTAGCCCTGGGTGGGCCACCTGACCAGATCAAGAGCTAGAGTGtccggtggtcgtcgtcgttgacgtcgtcatcatctgcGTCAGGTTTTGCGGTGGCTTCTACTGCGAGCTGCAATAAGATGCGATAAGTTATGGTACATTTGCCCGCAAAACCTCTTACTCCTCGTGCCCCCTAACCATGGGTAGTGGTTGATCTCTTTGGCTTATTGCCAAACGCGCGAACGCAAATTGATGTAACGAACTATTTGTTAAGTCTCGCGATGAGATGAGTATCGCTCAGCAAAAGGGCATCCCAAAGCGGGGTTGGTGAATGGGCGGTTCGTTTGAGCCTCTGGCCAGCATGCGCACTTATCCGGCTTATCTCTAAAACCCTACCGTTTGCATTTGCTCTGCTGCACTGGCGCGTTCCACAGGTGGTGCGGCAGGTACGACGACGGGAACATCCCAATCAACGAACGGCTCATCGACGTCGAGCGTTAGGCaacctccaccatcatcatcgtcactgcCGGTGAGCGtaggcgaaggaggaggaggaggagaagtaggaGGCTCGGTAGCAGTTGTAGCAGCGGCCATCGCTGCcgatcgacgtcgacgtcgtcaacagcagcagcagcagcaacagcaacaacagctcgcTGGACGTAATCTCCCATCGCTGCCGGTTGCGGCGACGAGATCTCGTGGTCCGATAAGGGCTccggaaccaccgccaccgtactGGGCGCACTACGCACACCGACCGGTTCCGGCGACGGTACCACCTGCGGTAGCCGGAGCCGCGGGCCCAAACGTCGCTAGAATCggtggagcatcatcatcagcatcggcagcaggagcggctgctgctgcaccggctgcggctgaggctgcggCTGTCGgttcgagtggtggtggtgctgggcaCAACTCAGCCACGACCACCGACGACAGCGACACCAGCAATGACAGACCCCGTGCCCATCGCGATAGATCAACGACGTCCCGTGAGCGATCTTCGGCCTTTGGTGGCAGCGGCATTGACGGAGCTCCCGGCGCGGCTATCGTTGCGCATCGTGGTGGACGCAGTGAAGTCGCCACAAGCCGGCATCTACGCTATAAcgtgcagcagcgacagcgcaTCAAGGAGCATTTGCTAAGTAAGTAGACCCCCCGTCCTCATTCTGTCCCCTCGCATCCGGGACGCGAAACTCAAGAGATAGCTCCCTGGGGATAGTTCTCGAGGGAGTACACGAGAGACTGATGATCTGACCGTGGTGTGTGCCACCATTCCATCCACCGTTCCACAGCTCACGATGCCTTTTGTCCGGATTTGGTGCGTAACTGTAAGAACATTGCCACCGATTCGCCGGATCGtcaatcatcagcatcatcatcatcatcatcgcctgtATCACCGGCTGAGTACGCGGAGATCGCCGATCTAGGCCGTAGGTTTGCCACGCACGCCACCATCAACGTCGGTGCTTCGACGTCGTCGGCCAGAGCGGTCGTCGGCCCGGTTTCTGCCACTTCCGGCTCGACATCACAGCccaccggtgccagtgccggtggtccGGAGACTGGCGCTGCCCCAACTATGGGTTCCAACTTGAGTATTCGTAGACCAAAGATTTCACTGACGTGGGTACTgcgtgaacagcagcagcaacagcaacagcagcaccagggagGCCGCGATGGAGCCTCGTCCAGTAATGGACAGGCCCAGCACCATAATCAGCCAACGGGCGCTACGGTTACGGTTGGGGCTGCATCACCAATGGCAGTCACGACCGCCAAACCATCCCAAGGAAGTGGATATACTAGCTCACCTGCTGGAGTACCACCGACGTCGGTTAGCAGTATCGAAGGTTCACTCGAGGTACCTAGCGGTGGTGTTCCACCGCACACGTTTGTGAATGGCACGGGCCAACAAAGCAATGGTCACCGCCAcacccatcaccatcatgtgaTCGTGAGGAAAAAATCACGAACTCGGAGCAAGGAGCGACTGTTTAGCGAAAAGTACGTCAGCGATAACAACCTGTCGGAGTATCACAGCGAAAAGCGCGAGCGAGTTGTCGGGACGACGTACGCGAACGATTACACAGCGACACCCTCCGCGGCAGCCGGTGGAAATGGAACCACCAATCTGTACCGGAAAAGCAACCGGAAGAATAGTGATCgattgaagaagaaggagcgacTGTTGCTGTAtgcgaatggtggtgcggtCGATCCGGTTGGGGCCGCgtttcacaacaacaacaaccagcacgCGGTTAATCTTAACAAAGATCcagaaggaaaggagaaagtGGCGGTCGCTCTGAAGAACACCCATTCGGAGCCATCGCTCTACACGACGGTGTCGGAACCGTCGGCCTCAACGAAGCAtcggcaccatcggcaccatcaccatcggcgaCGACGGGAACGCTATCGGTCGCAGCGGTTTGGCTACGAGATCAGCAACGTGGACGAGTTCCTGTCCAAGTGTTCGCTGTCGTCTCCCGGTAATATTCCGGTGGTGCTGTCGTCGGCGGCCACGCTCTACCAAACGCGACCCGGTAGCTACCAGATCGAAATACCGCTTCCACTCGGCATGGTGGTGAATGCGGTCTTTAAGAACCAGAACTGGCTCTACGTACAGACACCGCACGCCGAGGAGGGCTACGTGGCGTACGATACCTGTCTACCGTTGGGTATATTGCCTTCAAACCAAAGGTACGTACATGGGTTGCCGTAGATCTTGTTATCCTTCGCCTTTGTCTCCATGACAACTAACAGACCGCATCTCTTTCTATAGATCGACATCCAGCTCGAAGCCTACGCCATGCTGGGAGACGAATAAGGACGTGTTTCCGAAACTGTGCGGTAATCTGACGGACAGTGAGAAGGAGATCCAGCAGCTCCGTGGTGGCACGCGATCCGAGGGCAGGCGAACCCCTCGGCTTAAGCGAAGTAGTACCAACAGCCGTAGTGCCGCCTCGATAACCGCGTGTAACAGTGAGCGGGATCTGGACTCACTGTACCTCAGGACCGTGGCCTCTAATTTACCGAAGGTGGCCGACGGTCAGGCACAGTACGCTCAGCTGAAGCTAACTACCAAGGTTCTTCACTCAGTGGCGCCGACGGTAAAGTCGGAAAAGGCATTGGCGATCGAGCAGCTGGAGAAGCTGATCTGCTCCGGCAGTGGAGATTACGTGCATCTGctcaagcaacagcagaaacatCTTCtacacaaacagcagcaggtgctaCAGCAAAtacgccaacaacagcagcagcaacagcaacaccatttcAGCAGCAAACCGTTGGAACTGACCGGTGCAGCGGTCGAGCGGGGCTCGGTGTGCAGCGGCAATCATCAAGGGACCAAAGTGTATGGCAGTGGAACGAATCATCTACGCATAGCGCTAGGAGGGGGTTccaccggtgcaccgatgTCTGTCGGTGGTCCCGTAACACCCGCTCTGGCCGCAGCGGTGGCTACGGCTGCCGTACGGCAAACTTTGCTCGCCATCACGGACAACTACTGCTCGGAAGCACTCAACGTGCACAAGGGCGATGTGGTAACGTTGCTCGCTTGCAAAGAGTATCAGGAGAAGGGCCTGAAGAACTACAAGCAATGGTTCTTCGTGCGTACCAGAGACGGCCACGAAGGATACATACCGGCCGAGGCGGCTGGTCACGGATTTCTCTAGACGAGAGACTGATGATAATGGGAGAGCGATGaagtatgaaaaaaagaatatgGTTCCAGTAGGAATCCAACGGTAGTCGTGCTGTAGATAGTATAAGCGTTAATGTTTAACCAAAtgatatttaaaataaaattgaattcgtGAATTCGCGTTCTGTAGAATGAAAAACTGGCGTGCGTACTTCTACTTGTGTTCTATGCAGCTGGTTTGTCCAGGGTAAGCCTCATACAAGGTTTGTACCTCAattgtttttctatttaatcttattttctcaattaaacAAGATTCAATTCCATTGAATTAAAGGAATCATTGTACTGCTTCCTTCTACTTATTCTTTTGACATAAGAAGACAATTCAGACTATGTCCAATATctcaatcataaaaaaaggcTGTGGGCATGAGGGTATCGATTGAGTTTATAAAGTTTAGAGAAAATAGATTAAGTCGCAATAAACGAACAAAGATTGGTCCATAAGGCATAGATGTTGATGTAGACCCCATGTTTCATGGCAACGTCGTTACAACAAGAACCACACACCGCCTTCCTGAAATCGTTCGGTTGCCATAGTACGTTTGCGCATCGGCCAGAAGTGAAGAACTTTCCAAACAAACCCATTTTATGCCAGCCTGGTTTAACTCGCGTCGTCCCACGAGAAAGTGACCAGTCGCCGATAGAAGGATGACCGAACCAGTGCGGCGTGAGCTTCGTATACTTCACCCCCCCTTGGAACCGATAGTGCGGGATGGAAAAATGTAAGCTAAACCCTGCGTTGCAACCTAAGCTTTAGTTTTCAGTAGGAATTCGCCTTATGCTTCCTTACAGCCGCGAGCAGATTGAGCTGGAGAGCAAAGGTCGCCGGGAGTACTTGAAAAAGTGGGGCTACATAACGAAACCGGAAACAACGGAGTTCTACGATTTGAAGCGTAACAACCAGAAGCTGCGTGATATCCAGCTGGGCCGCAACCGGAGCGTTAACCTACGCGAATATGACGGTCACGGTGAATCGTTTTTTGTGTCGCGCCAAATGTTCAAGACGCTGCTCGATACTTGCCGCTGTGGCCGCAAGCGTACCAACACCCATGCGCTCAAATGTTTGCAGAAACCGAAAAATACCTACGAAAAGacggacgacgaggaggaggatgaggaggaaatggaaaagcaacCAAAGGATCCTGGTGCAACCGTTAGTGGCCGAAGTAGTACAGAGCGTCTTGAGAGAGGCGAACAGGTTGGCGGGGAAAAAACTGTCAGCAGCTACATACCGAAGGTGCCAACGTTGAGCTCAGGAATGTACGGTT
This sequence is a window from Anopheles darlingi chromosome 3, idAnoDarlMG_H_01, whole genome shotgun sequence. Protein-coding genes within it:
- the LOC125954299 gene encoding mucin-19; its protein translation is MFSRLCKNTIFPTGVNQSQQQPATTSHRSTTSSDGIGTPSTVGGGAAGTTTGTSQSTNGSSTSSVRQPPPSSSSLPVSVGEGGGGGEVGGSVAVVAAAIAADRRRRRQQQQQQQQQQQLAGRNLPSLPVAATRSRGPIRAPEPPPPYWAHYAHRPVPATVPPAVAGAAGPNVARIGGASSSASAAGAAAAAPAAAEAAAVGSSGGGAGHNSATTTDDSDTSNDRPRAHRDRSTTSRERSSAFGGSGIDGAPGAAIVAHRGGRSEVATSRHLRYNVQQRQRIKEHLLTHDAFCPDLVRNCKNIATDSPDRQSSASSSSSSPVSPAEYAEIADLGRRFATHATINVGASTSSARAVVGPVSATSGSTSQPTGASAGGPETGAAPTMGSNLSIRRPKISLTWVLREQQQQQQQQHQGGRDGASSSNGQAQHHNQPTGATVTVGAASPMAVTTAKPSQGSGYTSSPAGVPPTSVSSIEGSLEVPSGGVPPHTFVNGTGQQSNGHRHTHHHHVIVRKKSRTRSKERLFSEKYVSDNNLSEYHSEKRERVVGTTYANDYTATPSAAAGGNGTTNLYRKSNRKNSDRLKKKERLLLYANGGAVDPVGAAFHNNNNQHAVNLNKDPEGKEKVAVALKNTHSEPSLYTTVSEPSASTKHRHHRHHHHRRRRERYRSQRFGYEISNVDEFLSKCSLSSPGNIPVVLSSAATLYQTRPGSYQIEIPLPLGMVVNAVFKNQNWLYVQTPHAEEGYVAYDTCLPLGILPSNQRSTSSSKPTPCWETNKDVFPKLCGNLTDSEKEIQQLRGGTRSEGRRTPRLKRSSTNSRSAASITACNSERDLDSLYLRTVASNLPKVADGQAQYAQLKLTTKVLHSVAPTVKSEKALAIEQLEKLICSGSGDYVHLLKQQQKHLLHKQQQVLQQIRQQQQQQQQHHFSSKPLELTGAAVERGSVCSGNHQGTKVYGSGTNHLRIALGGGSTGAPMSVGGPVTPALAAAVATAAVRQTLLAITDNYCSEALNVHKGDVVTLLACKEYQEKGLKNYKQWFFVRTRDGHEGYIPAEAAGHGFL
- the LOC125955599 gene encoding uncharacterized protein LOC125955599, with amino-acid sequence MTEPVRRELRILHPPLEPIVRDGKIREQIELESKGRREYLKKWGYITKPETTEFYDLKRNNQKLRDIQLGRNRSVNLREYDGHGESFFVSRQMFKTLLDTCRCGRKRTNTHALKCLQKPKNTYEKTDDEEEDEEEMEKQPKDPGATVSGRSSTERLERGEQVGGEKTVSSYIPKVPTLSSGMYGWPQNRFVAMEKTTYYVSPRYTMPGHPIVDSQPYNNIILG